The Sphaerisporangium siamense genome includes the window CTCCTCTGAACCCTGCGCGCCGGGCCGATTACCGGCCGATCCCCGGCCCGGGGCGGACGCGGACGGGTCCCCGGCCGCGCCGTCGCTGGTGTTGTGGGACATCGACCACACGCTGATCGATTCCAGCGCCGTGACCCAGCGGGTGTACGCCACCGCGTTCCGGCGGGCGACCGGGCTGCCGATGCGCCTGCCGTGGCGCTTCGACGGCCGCACCGAGCGCGCCGCCGTCACCGACGCGCTGCGCGAGCACGGCCTGGATCCGCACGACGGCGGCCTGTTCCGCGCCTTCGCCGAAGCCCTCACGGCCGAGATGGGCGCCCTCCTCGGCGCCATGTCCGCCGAGGGCCGGGTGCTGCCCGGCGCGGTCGCCGCGCTGACCGCCCTGGGCGCCGTCCCGGGCGTCCACCAGTCCGTCCTCACCGGCAACCTCTTCGCGATCGCGGAGCTGAAGCTGCGCGCGTTCGGCCTGACCGGGTACGTCGACCTGCGGCTCGGCGCGTACGGGGAGGACGCCTACGAGCGCACGGACCTGCCCGTCCACGCCTTCGGCAGGGCCGGGCGGCACCTCGGGCGGCGGCACGACGGCGCCGGCACCGTCATCATCGGCGACACCCCGCGCGACGTCGCCACCGCGCGGGCCGCCGGGGCCAGGTGCGTCGCCGTCGCGACCGGCTCCCACGGCGTCGCGGAGCTCCGGGCGGCCGGCGCCGACATCGTGCTCCCCGATCTGTCCGACACCACGGCCGTCCTGCGGGCGGTGACGTCCGTCAGGCCGTGACGGCCGGGCGAGGGGGGCCGCCGGCGCGGCGTTCGCGTTCGGCGGCCTCGCGCAGGGCGGGCGCGACCTCCGCGCCCCAGACCTGGATCGCCTCCGCGTCGTCGCTCATCAGGATGAACGTGCTCACTCCCTGGTCGAGCGCGAGGGGCAGCAACTGGTCGACCCATTGCCGCGGGGGTCCCTGCAGGAACCCCTCGTCGCCGGTGGTGAACCGGCCGCCGATGTTGAGCAGGCGGCGGATCTCACCCGGGGCGCGCCCGGCCTCGGCCGCCGCCTCGTCGATGATCTGGTTGCCCCGCTCCAGGGCGCCCTCCTCCAGGTACGGCAGGCTGGGCAGCCATCCGTCGGCCTTCGCGCCGATGAGGCGCAGCATGCGCGGCTTCAGCGCGCCGAGCCAGATGGCGATGTCGTGGGCGGGCTCCGGGCCGCGTTTGGCCCCTTTGACCTGGTAGTGAGCGCCGTCGACGCGCACGCCGCCGCGCTCGGAGGGGTCCCAGACCGCCCGGATGACGTCGATGGCCTCGCTCAGCGCCTCCACCGCCTCGCCGGGGGTGCGGCGCGGGCCGCCCATCGCGGTGACCGCGTCCTGGAAGCCGCCGGCGCCGAGGCCGAGCTCGAAACGGCCGCCGGACAGCAGGTCCAGGCTCGCCGCGGCCCGGGCGAGGACGGCCGGGGGCCGCAGCGGCAGGTTGAGGACGTTGCCCGACAGCCGCACCCGCTCGGTCCGCGCGGCGGCCCAGGTGAGCAGCGTCCAGGTGTCCAGGAAGGCGGGCAGGTAGGGGTGGTCCTGGAAGGTGACCAGGTCCAGGCCCGCCTGTTCGCTGAGCCGCGCCAGCGCCACGACCTCGTGCGGCCGCTGGTTCTGCGGGGTGAGGAAGGTACCGAACATCAGCGCGTGTCCGTAGTCGGCCATCGCCCGCTCCTACTTCGAATCCAGAAGTGACTACGCTCTCCGGCGCACACTAACCGTTCCGCCGTACCGCCTGTTCCTGTGGCCGTTCCCCGGGACGGCACGGCGTCACCGCGCGGGTCCCTCCGGCTCCAGATGCTCCCGCGCCCATCGGGAGATCTGCTCCAGCGCGGGCATCAGCGCCCGGCCGGCGTCGGTGAGGGCGTAGGACACCGAGACGGGCGGCCCCTCGCCGACGGTGCGTGCGACCAGCCCCGCGCGGGTCAGCTCGGCGAGGCGGTCGGTGAGCACCGAGTCGGAGATGCCGCCGACCGCGCGCGACAACTCCCGGAACCCCGTCGGCCCGCCGCCGAGCACGCCGAGCAGCACGGCGTTCCAGCGCTTGCCGAGAAACCCGAACGCGCGCGACAGCGCCGCGTCGGCGCGCAGGCAGGCGTCGGACGCGCCCGGCACGGTGCCCGCCCGTGAACCCTTGGTCGTCCTCGCCACGCCTTCACGCTAGCACCGCCGATGCGCCTTCGAGTTTCGAAGCGGCCAGGCCTCAGGGGCGCGTGGCGCCGTAACGGACGAGGCCCAGCAGGTGTTCGGCCTGGCGGGCGTCCACGCCGGTCAGCACGATGCCATTCGCGATCATGAGCGGGCTGGAGGAGTGACGCGCGCACCGCAGGAGGCGGGTACGGCGCCGTCGGAGGCCGATCAGAGTGGTCGGCGCGGCCGGCGGGGGAGCGGTTCGGCCGGGTGAGCGGAAAACCAGGTGAACCCTGGCGATCCGCGATGCACAGTAATCAAGTGATGTCCGATTTCGCGCCTGGATTCGTGCCCGGCCTGGAGCTGTCGCGGGCCTACTACACGGAGGTGGTCAAGCCCATCCTCGGTGAGGTGCCGCACGGCGCCGCCCTCATCGGCCCCGGCTCGGAGGTCCTGTCCTTCGACACCGAGCGTTCCACCGACCACGACTGGGGGCCGCGCGTCCTGGTGTTCGTGGACCCCGATCTGGCCGAGGGGATCGCCGCGCGGCTGCCCGAGGCGCTGCCCGCGCGGTTCCGCGGATATCCCACGGCCTTCGGGTCGGACCGCAACCCCGTACGGCACGGGGTGCTCGTCACCGGGTTCGGCGCGTGGGCGCGCGCCCGGCTCGGCTTCGACCCGCGCGGCGAGATCGCCACCGCCGACTGGCTGGGCGCGTCGTGGCAGCGCCTGGCCGAGATGACCAGCGGCGAGGTGTACCACGACGGTCTCGGTGATCTGGGCCGCGCCCGCGAGAACCTGCGCTGGTACCCGCGCCAGGTGTGGCGGTACGTGCTCGCCTGCCAGTGGCGGCGCGTCGCCCAGATCGAGAGCTTCCCCGGCCGCTGCGGCGAGGTGGGCGACGACCTCGGATCGCTGCTGGTCACCGGCCGGCTCGTCGAGGACCTCATGCGGCTGTGCCTGCTGATGCGGCGCCGCTACCCGCCCTACGCCAAGTGGCTCGGCAGCGCCTTCGCCCGCCTGCCCGGCTCGGCCGAACTCGGGGAGAGCTTCGCGGCCGCGCTGTCGGCGCGCGGCTGGCGCGACCGCGAGGACCACCTGTGCCGGGCCTACGAACGGGTGGCCGCCCTGCACAACCGCCTCGCCCTCACCCCGCCGCTGGACCCGTCGGTCCGCCCGTACTTCGACCGGCCCTTCCGCGTCATCGGCGCCGCCCGGTTCGCCGAGGCGCTGCTGGACGGCGCCGGCCCGGAACTCGGCGCGCTGCCCCCGCTCGGCGCGGTCGACCAGTTCTGCGACAGCACCGACGTACTCGCCGACGCCACCCGCTCCCGCACCCTCAGCCGGGCCGTCCACATCGCCGCGTGACCGCCCCCGCCGCCCGAGCGCCCCGCCGTCCACCAAACCGGGGACCCGGCTGGACACCGCCACAAGGGGAGACCCCATGCTGGGGGCATGGACGACGAGGACAGCGGCGCGCTGATGCCGATCGGCCGGTTCGCCCGGCTGTGCCGGCTCAGCGTCAAGCAACTGCGCCACTACGCCGACCTCGGCCTGCTGGAGCCGGCGCACGTGGACCCGCTCACCGGGTACCGGTACTACCGGGCCGGTCAGGCCCGCGACGCGCTGTCCATCGGGCTGCTGCGCTCCCTGGACGTACCGCTGGCGGCGATCGGCGACCTGCTCGCCGGCGCCGAGCCCGCCGACGCCC containing:
- a CDS encoding HAD family hydrolase, giving the protein MTAGSSEPCAPGRLPADPRPGADADGSPAAPSLVLWDIDHTLIDSSAVTQRVYATAFRRATGLPMRLPWRFDGRTERAAVTDALREHGLDPHDGGLFRAFAEALTAEMGALLGAMSAEGRVLPGAVAALTALGAVPGVHQSVLTGNLFAIAELKLRAFGLTGYVDLRLGAYGEDAYERTDLPVHAFGRAGRHLGRRHDGAGTVIIGDTPRDVATARAAGARCVAVATGSHGVAELRAAGADIVLPDLSDTTAVLRAVTSVRP
- a CDS encoding winged helix-turn-helix transcriptional regulator; the protein is MARTTKGSRAGTVPGASDACLRADAALSRAFGFLGKRWNAVLLGVLGGGPTGFRELSRAVGGISDSVLTDRLAELTRAGLVARTVGEGPPVSVSYALTDAGRALMPALEQISRWAREHLEPEGPAR
- a CDS encoding DUF4037 domain-containing protein — protein: MSDFAPGFVPGLELSRAYYTEVVKPILGEVPHGAALIGPGSEVLSFDTERSTDHDWGPRVLVFVDPDLAEGIAARLPEALPARFRGYPTAFGSDRNPVRHGVLVTGFGAWARARLGFDPRGEIATADWLGASWQRLAEMTSGEVYHDGLGDLGRARENLRWYPRQVWRYVLACQWRRVAQIESFPGRCGEVGDDLGSLLVTGRLVEDLMRLCLLMRRRYPPYAKWLGSAFARLPGSAELGESFAAALSARGWRDREDHLCRAYERVAALHNRLALTPPLDPSVRPYFDRPFRVIGAARFAEALLDGAGPELGALPPLGAVDQFCDSTDVLADATRSRTLSRAVHIAA